A portion of the uncultured Draconibacterium sp. genome contains these proteins:
- a CDS encoding glycoside hydrolase family 95 protein yields the protein MFLGACSLNPKESTDSLKLWYKQPAELWTDALPLGNGRLGAMVYGGVPQEHIQFNEETLWTGEPQSYANKGASKYLSKIQQLLFEGRQDEAQKLAQDHFMSTPLQQRAYQPFGDLYIDFEGHDNFSNYKRELNLNNAVQKITYKVGDTTYEREMLMSKPDEIMAMKLSCDKGKALEFSFWMDAEHEDKSIKIEGSSLSLNVSVSDGLSNWFNNPYKSVLFGNAKVSIKTDGILTKADGRLKVSEANEAILYLSAATNYKNYNDVSNTPVSIVDDIFSKNNGKTFEQIKEAHITDYKKLFDRFEIDLTENQKQELPTDKRLELFNDSIGDPGLLALYVQYGRYLMLASSREGTNPANLQGIWNDKLRPPWDSKYTTNINCEMNYWLAEVANLPECHEPMFKLVEEVAESGSITAKEHYGANGWIVHHNTDIWRGTAPIYSSTHGIFLGGGGWLAHHLWEHFLFSQDEEFLRNRAYPLMKGAAQFYFDLLIKDPKTGWLVSSPSNSPETGGLVYGPAMDHQIIRSLFKACIKACEILEEDTAFAKELGIKLSQIAPDQIGQHGQLQEWEEDKDDIKSNHRHVSHLWGVHPGKEINWSDNPEFMNAAIQSLKYRGDDGTGWSLAWKINFWARFLDGDHAYELIKMIFRPVVTDETTYGAGGGSYSNLFDAHPPFQIDGNFGAPAGILEMLLQSHMGQLEILPALPKVLPEGDIKGICARGGFELSFSWQEGKLKTLKILSKAGTTCKVVCQGKLIEFDTKKGVTYKLDGELNLL from the coding sequence ATGTTCCTGGGAGCATGCTCGTTAAATCCCAAGGAAAGTACAGATTCGTTAAAATTGTGGTATAAACAACCTGCCGAACTTTGGACCGATGCTCTTCCCTTAGGAAATGGAAGATTAGGAGCCATGGTTTACGGAGGAGTTCCACAGGAGCATATCCAGTTTAACGAAGAAACCCTTTGGACTGGAGAACCGCAAAGTTATGCCAACAAAGGTGCGTCAAAATATCTTTCTAAAATACAACAATTATTATTCGAAGGGAGACAAGATGAAGCTCAGAAATTGGCACAAGACCATTTTATGAGTACGCCACTTCAGCAAAGAGCATATCAACCTTTTGGTGATTTGTATATTGATTTTGAAGGACATGACAATTTTAGTAATTACAAAAGGGAATTGAACCTGAATAACGCCGTGCAAAAAATCACTTACAAAGTAGGTGATACGACTTACGAAAGAGAAATGCTAATGAGTAAGCCTGATGAAATAATGGCAATGAAATTGAGTTGCGATAAGGGCAAAGCTCTTGAATTCTCTTTTTGGATGGATGCTGAGCATGAAGATAAATCAATTAAAATTGAAGGTTCAAGCCTTTCGCTTAATGTTTCTGTTTCCGATGGTTTAAGCAATTGGTTTAACAATCCTTATAAAAGTGTATTGTTTGGGAATGCCAAAGTAAGTATCAAAACGGATGGAATATTGACTAAAGCAGATGGGCGATTAAAAGTAAGTGAAGCCAATGAAGCTATACTGTACCTAAGCGCCGCTACCAATTACAAAAATTATAACGACGTATCCAACACGCCTGTCTCAATAGTTGATGACATCTTTTCAAAAAATAACGGTAAAACTTTCGAACAAATAAAAGAAGCCCATATTACAGACTATAAGAAATTGTTCGATAGGTTTGAAATAGACTTAACTGAAAACCAAAAACAAGAACTTCCAACTGATAAAAGATTGGAACTGTTTAACGATTCCATTGGGGATCCCGGGTTACTGGCTCTATATGTTCAATACGGTCGTTATCTAATGTTAGCATCTAGCCGGGAGGGAACGAATCCTGCAAACCTGCAAGGAATATGGAACGATAAGTTAAGACCTCCCTGGGACAGTAAATATACCACCAATATTAATTGTGAAATGAATTATTGGTTGGCTGAAGTTGCAAATTTGCCGGAGTGCCACGAGCCAATGTTTAAGTTGGTAGAAGAAGTTGCTGAATCAGGAAGCATTACTGCTAAAGAACATTATGGTGCCAATGGGTGGATTGTTCACCATAATACTGATATTTGGCGTGGTACTGCTCCTATTTACAGTTCTACTCATGGAATTTTTCTTGGAGGGGGAGGGTGGTTAGCTCATCATTTATGGGAACATTTTCTGTTTAGTCAAGATGAAGAATTTTTAAGGAATAGGGCTTATCCCTTAATGAAAGGTGCTGCACAGTTTTATTTTGATCTTCTTATAAAAGATCCAAAAACAGGATGGTTAGTAAGCAGTCCTTCTAATTCTCCTGAAACAGGAGGTTTGGTATATGGACCTGCAATGGATCATCAAATTATAAGGTCACTATTTAAAGCCTGTATTAAAGCCTGTGAAATTTTGGAAGAAGATACCGCCTTTGCTAAGGAATTAGGAATTAAGTTAAGCCAAATTGCACCTGACCAAATAGGGCAACATGGGCAGTTGCAGGAATGGGAAGAAGATAAAGATGATATCAAAAGTAATCACCGCCATGTTTCTCACCTCTGGGGGGTGCATCCTGGAAAAGAAATCAACTGGTCTGATAATCCAGAGTTTATGAATGCGGCTATTCAATCGTTAAAGTACCGTGGTGATGATGGAACCGGTTGGAGTTTAGCCTGGAAAATTAATTTTTGGGCACGCTTCCTTGATGGTGATCATGCATACGAGTTGATTAAAATGATTTTTCGTCCCGTTGTTACGGATGAAACAACCTATGGGGCAGGAGGAGGTTCTTATTCAAACTTGTTCGATGCACATCCTCCGTTTCAAATTGATGGAAATTTTGGTGCACCAGCCGGAATACTAGAAATGCTTTTACAATCACACATGGGGCAGCTTGAAATTCTACCAGCTCTACCCAAAGTACTTCCTGAAGGCGATATAAAAGGTATTTGTGCCAGAGGTGGTTTCGAGCTTTCATTTAGTTGGCAAGAAGGAAAACTGAAAACGCTTAAAATCCTTTCAAAAGCTGGGACAACCTGCAAAGTTGTTTGTCAGGGAAAGCTTATTGAATTTGATACGAAGAAAGGAGTTACCTATAAATTGGATGGAGAATTAAACTTGTTGTAA